In a single window of the Papaver somniferum cultivar HN1 chromosome 8, ASM357369v1, whole genome shotgun sequence genome:
- the LOC113304448 gene encoding salutaridine reductase-like encodes MEETISTTAEKRCAVVTGANKGIGLEICRQLAINGITVILTARDETRGTRSVEALKGSGLAGVIFHQLDVNDATSVTSLAGFIRTRYGKLDILVNNAGDNGVRLQITEEAMKDMNFRYGDENDEIAKLLEESIEETYERAKQSIETNYYGTIRITEALLPLLQLSNSARIVNVSSVYGQLKFISSETIQEELRNVDCLTVEKLDELMQKFLKDFKDGMLETNGWPVLVSAYKVSKAAINAYTRILARKFPTFRVNVVHPGLVKTDIAFQQGNLTPDEGAKAPVMVALLPSDGPSGFYFDQMEISTF; translated from the exons atggaagaaacCATCTCTACAACAGCAGAAAAGAG GTGTGCGGTTGTTACAGGAGCTAATAAAGGAATAGGACTAGAGATATGTCGTCAGCTCGCTATTAATGGTATCACCGTTATACTAACCGCAAGAGATGAGACCAGGGGAACTCGATCTGTTGAAGCTCTTAAAGGGTCAGGACTTGCTGGTGTGATTTTTCATCAGCTTGATGTAAACGATGCAACTAGTGTTACTTCATTGGCTGGTTTCATCAGAACTCGATACGGGAAACTTGACATCTTG GTAAACAATGCAGGGGACAACGGAGTAAGACTACAAATTACTGAGGAGGCTATGAAAGACATGAACTTTCGATATGGTGAT GAGAATGATGAGATTGCCAAGTTGTTGGAGGAATCCATTGAGGAGACATACGAGAGGGCAAAACAATCCATAGAAACAAATTACTATGGAACCATAAGAATAACTGAAGCACTGCTTCCACTTCTTCAACTCTCCAATTCAGCAAGAATTGTGAATGTTTCCTCCGTATATGGTCAACTAAAG TTTATCTCGAGTGAGACGATTCAAGAGGAGCTAAGAAATGTTGATTGCTTAACGGTAGAGAAACTGGACGAGCTTATGCAGAAGTTCTTAAAGGATTTTAAGGATGGGATGTTGGAGACTAATGGATGGCCTGTATTAGTTTCTGCGTATAAAGTCTCGAAAGCTGCTATCAATGCCTACACTCGAATTCTTGCGAGGAAGTTCCCAACTTTTCGTGTTAATGTTGTTCATCCTGGTTTGGTTAAAACAGATATTGCATTCCAACAAGGTAACTTAACACCGGATGAAGGAGCTAAAGCACCGGTTATGGTGGCATTGTTGCCTTCTGATGGCCCTTCTGGTTTCTACTTTGACCAGATGGAGATTTCAACCTTTTGA
- the LOC113304450 gene encoding salutaridine reductase-like, translated as MEKTNSALAEKRFAVVTGANKGIGLEICRQLASKGITVVLTARDQTKGTRTVEALKLSGLTDVIFHQLDVNDAISVTSFADFTKTRYGKVDILVNNAGDNGVTVQISEVVKDLNIRDSDEKDEAANLWKEAVKETYERAQQCIETNYYGTKRVTEALLPLLRLSNSARIVNVSSLYGQLKYISSETIKEELSNVHCLTNEKLDELMRKFLKDFKEGTLRTNGWPVIASAYKVSKAAMNAYTRILARELPTFRVNVVHPGLVKTDLSLNRGNLTPDEGAKAPVMVALLPSDGPSGFYFDQMEISTF; from the exons ATGGAGAAAACCAACTCCGCTCTGGCAGAGAAGAG GTTTGCAGTTGTTACAGGAGCTAACAAAGGAATTGGACTAGAGATATGTCGCCAGCTTGCTTCCAAAGGAATCACCGTCGTATTGACTGCTAGAGATCAGACCAAGGGAACTAGAACTGTTGAAGCTCTTAAACTGTCGGGACTTACTGATGTGATCTTTCATCAACTTGATGTAAATGATGCAATTAGTGTCACTTCATTTGCTGATTTCACGAAAACCCGTTACGGAAAAGTTGATATCTTg GTAAATAATGCAGGGGACAATGGAGTAACAGTACAAATCAGTGAGGTTGTTAAAGACTTGAACATTCGAGATAGTGAT GAGAAAGATGAGGCTGCCAATTTGTGGAAGGAAGCTGTTAAGGAGACGTACGAGAGGGCACAACAATGCATTGAAACAAATTACTACGGAACTAAAAGAGTAACTGAAGCACTGCTTCCTCTTCTTCGACTCTCTAATTCGGCAAGAATAGTGAATGTTTCCTCCTTATATGGTCAACTAAAG TATATCTCGAGTGAAACGATTAAAGAGGAGCTAAGTAACGTTCATTGCTTAACAAATGAGAAATTAGACGAGCTTATGCGAAAGTTCTTGAAGGATTTTAAGGAAGGTACGTTGAGGACTAATGGATGGCCTGTCATAGCTTCTGCATATAAAGTCTCGAAAGCTGCTATGAATGCTTACACTCGAATTCTAGCTAGAGAATTACCAACTTTTCGTGTTAATGTTGTTCATCCTGGTTTGGTTAAAACGGATCTTTCACTCAATAGAGGAAATTTAACCCCTGATGAGGGTGCTAAAGCACCAGTTATGGTGGCATTGTTGCCTTCTGATGGCCCTTCTGGATTTTACTTTGACCAGATGGAGATTTCAACCTTTTGA
- the LOC113304451 gene encoding salutaridine reductase-like isoform X2: protein MDSDTGEKTRCAVVTGGNKGIGFEICRQLAASGISVVLTARDVTKGLEAVEKLKHSFGLSNVVFHQLDVMNPITISSLAEFIRSQFGKLDILDQNKGKPNLKQMVKETYELAQECLETNYYGVKSVTKGLIPLLQLSDSPRIVNVSSGAGKLKYISDEKALEMLSDGDGLTEERVDEIVNMFLMDFKEDSLETKGWPLYMPAYKISKVCLNAYTRILAREFPTFRVNCACPGWVKTDINCNTGFLTTKEGAEKIVNLALVPDDGPSGLYFTNGEVTPF, encoded by the exons ATGGATTCAGATACTGGGGAAAAAACAAG GTGCGCAGTTGTTACCGGTGGAAATAAAGGAATTGGATTTGAGATTTGTAGGCAATTAGCTGCTAGTGGGATTTCAGTTGTGTTAACGGCTAGAGATGTAACCAAGGGTTTAGAAGCCGTTGAGAAGCTCAAGCATTCATTTGGACTTTCTAATGTTGTTtttcatcaacttgatgtcatGAATCCTATTACTATTTCTTCTCTAGCTGAATTCATCCGAAGCCAGTTCGGAAAGCTTGATATCTTG GATCAGAACAAAGGGAAACCAAATTTGAAACAAATGGTAAAAGAGACTTACGAATTAGCACAAGAATGTCTGGAAACAAATTACTATGGTGTCAAATCAGTGACTAAAGGACTTATTCCTTTACTCCAACTCTCTGATTCACCAAGAATTGTTAATGTTTCCTCCGGCGCTGGAAAGCTGAAG TATATCTCCGATGAAAAGGCTTTGGAAATGCTTAGTGACGGTGATGGCTTAACAGAAGAGAGAGTGGATGAGATTGTCAACATGTTTTTGATGGATTTCAAGGAAGATTCCTTAGAAACAAAAGGATGGCCTTTATATATGCCTGCGTATAAAATCTCAAAAGTATGTTTGAATGCTTATACAAGGATCTTAGCAAGGGAATTTCCTACTTTTCGCGTAAATTGTGCATGTCCTGGTTGGGTCAAGACAGATATTAATTGCAATACTGGATTTCTCACAACAAAAGAAGGTGCGGAAAAAATTGTGAATTTGGCTCTTGTACCTGACGATGGACCTTCCGGCTTGTACTTTACCAATGGAGAAGTAACACCATTTTAA
- the LOC113304449 gene encoding (+)-neomenthol dehydrogenase-like, which translates to MNMTETLLNPEIKRCAVVTGANKGIGFEICRQLVSNGIFVVLTSRDRNKGLEAVENLKKSGLPNVIFHQLDVMNLTSVSSLAEFIKTHFGKLDILVNNAGIGGVRIVDKDQLKVLMLEDEKYLENPKLKQIWTEPYDDAEKCLKTNYYGVKAVTEAFIPLLELSDSRIIVNVSSAMGILKNVGNEKAFEVLSDADCLTEERIDVVVNTFLNDLKEGCLEAKGWPTLLSAYTISKASVNAYTRILAKKFPTFRINCVCPGFVKTDINFNSGVLTVEQGAKSPVRLALLPDNITSSGFFFVREEVSSF; encoded by the exons ATGAATATGACAGAAACACTCCTGAATCCTGAAATAAAGAG GTGTGCAGTGGTTACAGGTGCCAATAAGGGAATAGGATTTGAGATTTGTAGGCAATTAGTCTCTAATGGGATCTTTGTTGTATTGACATCTAGAGATAGAAACAAGGGTCTTGAAGCTGTTGAAAATCTCAAAAAATCTGGACTCCCAAATGTGATTTTTCATCAATTAGATGTTATGAATCTAACTTCTGTCTCATCCTTGGCTGAATTCATCAAAACCCACTTTGGAAAACTTGATATCTTG GTGAATAATGCAGGCATTGGTGGGGTGAGAATAGTAGACAAGGATCAATTAAAGGTTCTGATGCTTGAGGATGAAAAG TATTTGGAGAACCCAAAGTTGAAACAGATATGGACAGAACCGTATGACGACGCAGAAAAATGTCTTAAAACAAATTACTACGGCGTCAAGGCGGTGACTGAAGCCTTTATTCCTTTACTTGAGCTATCTGATTCAAGAATAATTGTCAATGTTTCTTCTGCCATGGGGATTCTGAAG AATGTTGGCAATGAAAAGGCTTTCGAAGTGCTCAGCGATGCTGATTGTTTAACGGAAGAAAGAATAGATGTGGTGGTGAATACATTTCTAAACGATCTTAAAGAGGGTTGCTTAGAAGCAAAAGGTTGGCCAACATTACTTTCTGCTTATACAATCTCAAAAGCATCAGTTAATGCGTAcactaggattttggcaaaaaaatTCCCTACTTTTCGCATAAACTGTGTTTGTCCTGGTTTTGTCAAAACCGATATAAACTTTAACAGTGGGGTCTTGACTGTTGAACAAGGTGCTAAAAGTCCTGTAAGATTAGCTCTTTTACCAGATAACATAACTTCTTCTGGGTTCTTCTTTGTTCGTGAAGAGGTATCGtcattttga
- the LOC113304451 gene encoding salutaridine reductase-like isoform X1 yields MDSDTGEKTRCAVVTGGNKGIGFEICRQLAASGISVVLTARDVTKGLEAVEKLKHSFGLSNVVFHQLDVMNPITISSLAEFIRSQFGKLDILKDQNKGKPNLKQMVKETYELAQECLETNYYGVKSVTKGLIPLLQLSDSPRIVNVSSGAGKLKYISDEKALEMLSDGDGLTEERVDEIVNMFLMDFKEDSLETKGWPLYMPAYKISKVCLNAYTRILAREFPTFRVNCACPGWVKTDINCNTGFLTTKEGAEKIVNLALVPDDGPSGLYFTNGEVTPF; encoded by the exons ATGGATTCAGATACTGGGGAAAAAACAAG GTGCGCAGTTGTTACCGGTGGAAATAAAGGAATTGGATTTGAGATTTGTAGGCAATTAGCTGCTAGTGGGATTTCAGTTGTGTTAACGGCTAGAGATGTAACCAAGGGTTTAGAAGCCGTTGAGAAGCTCAAGCATTCATTTGGACTTTCTAATGTTGTTtttcatcaacttgatgtcatGAATCCTATTACTATTTCTTCTCTAGCTGAATTCATCCGAAGCCAGTTCGGAAAGCTTGATATCTTG AAGGATCAGAACAAAGGGAAACCAAATTTGAAACAAATGGTAAAAGAGACTTACGAATTAGCACAAGAATGTCTGGAAACAAATTACTATGGTGTCAAATCAGTGACTAAAGGACTTATTCCTTTACTCCAACTCTCTGATTCACCAAGAATTGTTAATGTTTCCTCCGGCGCTGGAAAGCTGAAG TATATCTCCGATGAAAAGGCTTTGGAAATGCTTAGTGACGGTGATGGCTTAACAGAAGAGAGAGTGGATGAGATTGTCAACATGTTTTTGATGGATTTCAAGGAAGATTCCTTAGAAACAAAAGGATGGCCTTTATATATGCCTGCGTATAAAATCTCAAAAGTATGTTTGAATGCTTATACAAGGATCTTAGCAAGGGAATTTCCTACTTTTCGCGTAAATTGTGCATGTCCTGGTTGGGTCAAGACAGATATTAATTGCAATACTGGATTTCTCACAACAAAAGAAGGTGCGGAAAAAATTGTGAATTTGGCTCTTGTACCTGACGATGGACCTTCCGGCTTGTACTTTACCAATGGAGAAGTAACACCATTTTAA